One Longimicrobiaceae bacterium genomic window, ACCGCCCCACGAACGACCGCTACTTCCGCAAGCTGGAAGAGTGGGAGCCCGCTTGGAACTTCTACGCTCGCTTCTGACCGGCGCTCCCGCGTGAAGCATCGGTTCCCCTCCGCCGGGGCGAGCCGAGCTCTTCGGAAAGCGGACAAGAGTTTTGACGAGTCGACCGTTCGTCCGCAGCCGGTTGCGCGGGGATGGACGCGCACGCGGAGCGGCGGTCCGGCGGCGCTTCCGTCGCGGCGGTTGACCGGCGTCGGCGGGGCGTCGTAGGTTGACGCCCGAACCGACCACCGGAGAGGCGCCGTGTCCGACAAGTTCCCGAACCTGACCGTCATCGACCACCCGCTGGTCTGCCACAAGCTCAGCGTGCTGCGCCAGAAGGACACCTCCAAGAAGAAGTTCAAGGAGCTGGTGGACGAGATCGCCATGCTCATGGCGTACGAGGTGACCCGCAACCTGCCCGTGCAGGAGGTGGAGATCGAGACGCCGCTGGAGGTGACGCGGCAGAAGATGCTCTCCGGCAAGAAGCTGACGGTGGTGCCCATACTGCGCGCCGGGCTGGGGATGGTGGAGGGCGTGGTGCGGCTGATGCCGTCGGTGCGCGTGGGCCACATCGGCCTGTACCGCGATCACGACTCGCTGCAGCCGGTGGACTACTACTTCAAGATCCCTCCCGCGCCCGAGTCGCGCGACTTCATCCTGCTCGACCCCATGCTCGCCACCGGCGGCTCGGCGGCGGCGGCGGTCGCGTCGCTCAAGAAGCGGGGCGCCACGCGCGTGCAGTTCGTCTGCCTCGTCGCCGCGCCCGAGGGCGTGAAACGGATGCTGGACGAGCACCCGGACGTGAAGGTGTTCGCCGCGGCGCTGGACGACGG contains:
- the upp gene encoding uracil phosphoribosyltransferase, with the protein product MSDKFPNLTVIDHPLVCHKLSVLRQKDTSKKKFKELVDEIAMLMAYEVTRNLPVQEVEIETPLEVTRQKMLSGKKLTVVPILRAGLGMVEGVVRLMPSVRVGHIGLYRDHDSLQPVDYYFKIPPAPESRDFILLDPMLATGGSAAAAVASLKKRGATRVQFVCLVAAPEGVKRMLDEHPDVKVFAAALDDGLDENGYIRPGLGDAGDRLFGTR